GGGAGGCCGGATTCCCGACTCTTGCTGTAGGGCCTGCTGTAGTGGGGGTTGTAGTACGGATTGGCGGCCGTGATATTGATCATCGGCACGCTGCGAGCGACCAGTTCGCCCACCAGCCGCTTGGGTTCGGCCAGGTCGGCAGCGGTGACGTCGTCGCGGCTTGTCCCCCATCCGTAGGGGAAAGGCACCGCGTCGAAAACGCCCAGCCGCGTGACAATCATCCTGTCGGGTCCGAGCCGGCGACGGATGCCGTCGACGATCGCCAGGAGCAGCCGCGTGCGGTTCTCAAATGAGCCGCCGTACTTGCCCCTCCGCGTGTGGCCGGCCAGCAGTTCGCTCATCAGATAGCCGTGGCAGGCCTTGATGTCCACGGCGTCGAAGCCTGCATCGAACGCCAGCGCCGCAGCCTCTGCGTAACGCTCCGGCAGCGCGTCGAGGTAGTCGTCGGCGAGAACGGGCCGGTCGGCCGGCAGGTTCATCTTCGCGTCGCGGTACGGATCGTGCTGCGCGATCATGGGTTCTGGCCGGAGCGTCGGGCGGCAGTAGCGACCGCCGTGCGTCAGTTGGGCGACGAGGATCGGCCGATGGTCGGCGCCGAACCGTTCGGCGGCAACGCGCCTCATGCGCGCCACCAGGAGCCTGAAACTCTCGGCGCTGGCGGGGTGGATCCAGAGGTGGCGCGGGTTTGTCCGGCCTTCGGGTACGACGGCGATCGCCTCGACCCAGATCAGACCCGCGCCGCCGGCGGCGAACCGGTCGTAGCGGCGGACGGTCAGGTCGCCGGGTCGGCCGAGGGAATCGCCGTCGCAACCCTCCATCGGGTGGAGGGCCATGGAGTTGGGGGCCGTCAGGCCGCCGACCGTCACCGGACGGCCGAGAATCGAAACATCTTCATCCCCCTGAAGGTCGACGTGCCATTGCGCCGCCAACTCCCGCAGTCCCTGAAGGTTCCCGGGGACCAAGGCCTCGGCATCGGACTCATAAGCGGTCTCGGAGTTCATGCGGACATTTTTAACCAGCACGCCCCGCCTTGTCAATCCTGTGCGATTTTCAAAGCCTCTCGCGAAAAGGCTTGCAGCCGCCCCCTCGCGCGGCCTAGAATCCCGGTCGCACGATCTATCGCTCGAGATGACATGCGGTGCCCGACGTACTGCGACCTGACGGTCAACCGGGAGCGCCGCCTAGCCCGGGAGGGCCCGTTTTTCCGGAAGGTCTTCCGGAGCGTCTTGGCCCGGCGGGTGCAGGACGGCGCCTGCGGCACGGGGCGCCACGTGCGGCTGTTTGTGCGGCGGGGGCCGGAGGCGGTTGGGGCGGACCTCTCGCCATCGATGGTCGAGCAGGCCTGCGGCGACGCCCGCGCCGAGGGCACACGCCGTTCGTCACCGCAAAGGAGTAGCCGGACTCCATGAACTCCCGCGAGCGACTCCAGGCGACGCTCAACCATCGGCAGCCCGACCGCGTGTGCGTGGACTTCGGCTCGACCGCCGTTACGGGCATACACGTTGCGGCCGTCAGCCGCCTCCGCCGGGCGGTGCTCGGCCAGCCGGATTACCGCGTCAAGGTCATCGAGCCGTACCAGATGCTCGGCGAGATCGACGAGGAACTCCGTGCCGCCCTCGGCATCGACGTCGTCGGCGTCCTGGGGCGCACCACGCTCTTCGGGTTCGAGAACGCCGGCTGGAAACCGTTCGACCTCTTTGACGGCACGCCGGTGCTGGTGCCCGAGAAGTTCAACGTGACGGCCGACTCAAACGGCGACCTGCTGATGTACCCCCAGGGCGACCTTACGGCCCCACCGAGCGGCCGCATGCCCAAGGGCGGGTACTTCTTCGACACGATCATCCGCCAGCCGCCCATCGACGAGGCGAAACTCGACCCGGCCGACAACCTGGAGGAGTTCGGTCCCCTGTCGGACCGCGACGTCGCGTACTACACGCGCGAGGCCGAGCGCCTGACCTCGCGGCCCGACCTCGGCGCGATCCTGTCGATGCCCGGCACGGCCTTCGGCGACATTGCGCTGGTGCCCGCCCCGTGGATGAAGCACCCCAAGGGCATCCGCGACATCGCCGAGTGGTACCTCTCCACGGCCGCGCGGCGGGACTACGTGTACCAGGTCTTCCAGGAGCAGTGCCGGGTCGCCCTCGGGAACATCGACCGCTTGGCCGTCATCCTGGGCGACGGCGTCCAGGCGGCCTTCCTCACGGGGACCGACTTCGGCACGCAGCGGGGCCTGTTCATCTCGCCGGCGGCGTACCGCGACCTCTTCAAGCCGTTCCACGTGGCGGTCAACAAGAGGATCCACGAGAAGACCCGGTGGAAGACCTTTATCCACACGTGTGGCTCGGTGATCGACCTGATCCCGGACCTCATCGAGGCCGGCTTCGACATCCTCAACCCGGTGCAGACCTCGGCGGCCGGGATGGACCCGCGGCGCCTGAAGAAAGAGTTCGGCGGCCAAATCGTCTTCTGGGGCGGCGGGACCGACACGCAACGGACCATGGCCTTCGGCAAGCCCGACGAGGTTTACCGCGAGGTCCGCGAGCGCATCGAGATCTTCGGCGCGGGCGGCGGCTTCGTGTTCGACGCCGTCCACAACCTCCAGGCAAACACGCCGACCGAGAACATGCTGGCCCTGTTCGGGGCCATTCGTGACAGCGCCCGGTAAACGCCGGGACGTGCAAAAGGAGAAATGTTCATGAACAGGTTCAGCATCCTTCTGCCGGCCCTGGCGGCCGCCCTCATGGCTGCAGGGTGCGCCAGGACCGACACCGCCGCGCCCGACAAGGGCAAGGCGGACACCTCCGGGCAACTCTACATCGAGGTCTCGGCCCTGGGCAGCCTCGACTACTTCTACGACCACAAAATGGGCATGGAGATGGCGGGCAAGGTCCTGGGCGTGCGGACGGAATATGTCGGCCCGGCCGATTACGACATGGCCGCCATGGCCAACGTGTTCGAACTGGTCATCGCCAAGAAACCCAACGGCATCGTCGTCGTGGGGTTCGAGAACTCCCTGAACGCCCTGGTCGATAAGGCCGCCGCCGCAGGCATCCCGGTGGTGACGGTTGACGCGGACCTGCCTGGCTCGAAGCGCGTGGCCTTTGTGGGCACCGGCAACTACCGCGCCGGGTTCGAGGGCGGCAAGACACTGGCCTCGCTTCTGGACGGCAAAGGTAAAGTGGCCCTCATGACCAAGCCGGGGCAGTCGAACCTGGAGGAACGCATCCGCGGGTACCAGGACGCCTTGAAGCAGTTCCCCGGCATCCGGATCGTCCAGGTGGCCGACACGCAGTCGGACCCGGTGGTGGCGGCCCAGGCGGCGGCGTCGCTCCTCCAGAAGTACCCCGACCTGGCGGGCATCGCGTGCGTCGAGGCGGCCGGCGGCAACGGCGCCGCCACCGCCGTCCGCGAGGCCGGCCGCGCCGGCAAGGTCAAAATCGTGGCCATGGACCGCGGCAACGAGGTCCTGGAGTCCATCCAGGACGGCGTCATCAGCGCCACCGTGGCCCAGCAGACGGCCCTCATGCCCTTCTACGCCGTTCAGATCCTCTACAACCTCAACAACCACCCGGTCCCCGTGACCACCGACAACGCCAAGGCGGGCGTCGCCGGCGTTCCCGAAGTGGTCGACACCGGCGTCGTCATCGTCGACAAGGACAACTACCAGTACTTTGTGAGGAAATAGCCATGCGACGGACGGCCTGTACCGTCTTTCTCGCGCTCGCGGTCGGCCTGCCGGCCCTTGGGGCCGACGCCACGAAGTCCGAGTACCGCGGATGGGAATCGCTGCACCTGGCGAACGGCCTGGTCGAAGTGCAGGTCGTGCCGGCCGTCGGCGGGCGAGTCATGCAGTTCAAACTTGGGCCCTTCGAATACCTGTGGGTGAACCCGCAACTCGCCGGCAAGCAGCCGACGCCCACCGGCCTCGGGCCGGACGGCGCCTGGCTGAACTACGGCGGCGACAAACTCTGGCCCGCCCCGCAAGGGTGGGACAACGACCAGCAGTGGCCCGGCCCGCCCGACGGTGTCCTCGACGGCGGCCCGCACGAGGCCTCCATCATCGAGGCCTCGGGCAAGAGCGCCGCGCTGAGGCTCATGAGCCGCGAGGACAAACGCAGCGGCATCCAGTTCTCGCGCATCATCCGCGTGGCCGACGGCGCCGCCCGCGTGAGTTTCGATTCAACGATGAAGAACATCGACACCAAGTCCCGCCGCTGGGGCATCTGGCAGGTCACGCAACTCAATGCCGCCGCGCCGGCGGGCGCCCAGGGCTACAACAAGGAGATCCGTTGCTGGTCGCCCATCAACCCCGCTAGCATTTATCCGCGCGGCTACTGCGAGATGTTCGGCCTCGTCAATAATCCATCTTTCAGCGTTGACCCGGCGACGAAAATGTTCTCGGCCAACTACAAGCGCATTGTCGGCAAGGTCGGCCTCGACAATTCGGCCGGCTGGGCGGCTGTCGTGGACGGCGCGGCCGGGTACGTCTTCGTCGAGCGGTTCACGCACTTCCCCGACAAGAAATACCCGGACCAGGCCTCGGTCGAGTTCTGGATGAACGGGGTGGGGCAGTTCGTGTGCGGGACCAAGATCGTCGAGGCGAAAGACGACCCGGTCGAGACGCCATACCTCGTCGAGAGCGAAATCCTGAGCCCCTTCGCCGAACTCCGGCCCGGCGAGAGTTACTCCTTCCGCCTCGACTGGTTTGCCGCGAAAATCGGCGGCAACTACCCGGTGCTCGAGTGCACGCCCGCAGGCGTCGTGTGCGAGCCGCTCGCGGCCCAGGTCGCCGGCGGCAAGGTGCGCCTGACGGGCCGG
The genomic region above belongs to Planctomycetota bacterium and contains:
- a CDS encoding substrate-binding domain-containing protein; the protein is MNRFSILLPALAAALMAAGCARTDTAAPDKGKADTSGQLYIEVSALGSLDYFYDHKMGMEMAGKVLGVRTEYVGPADYDMAAMANVFELVIAKKPNGIVVVGFENSLNALVDKAAAAGIPVVTVDADLPGSKRVAFVGTGNYRAGFEGGKTLASLLDGKGKVALMTKPGQSNLEERIRGYQDALKQFPGIRIVQVADTQSDPVVAAQAAASLLQKYPDLAGIACVEAAGGNGAATAVREAGRAGKVKIVAMDRGNEVLESIQDGVISATVAQQTALMPFYAVQILYNLNNHPVPVTTDNAKAGVAGVPEVVDTGVVIVDKDNYQYFVRK
- a CDS encoding DUF4380 domain-containing protein — encoded protein: MRRTACTVFLALAVGLPALGADATKSEYRGWESLHLANGLVEVQVVPAVGGRVMQFKLGPFEYLWVNPQLAGKQPTPTGLGPDGAWLNYGGDKLWPAPQGWDNDQQWPGPPDGVLDGGPHEASIIEASGKSAALRLMSREDKRSGIQFSRIIRVADGAARVSFDSTMKNIDTKSRRWGIWQVTQLNAAAPAGAQGYNKEIRCWSPINPASIYPRGYCEMFGLVNNPSFSVDPATKMFSANYKRIVGKVGLDNSAGWAAVVDGAAGYVFVERFTHFPDKKYPDQASVEFWMNGVGQFVCGTKIVEAKDDPVETPYLVESEILSPFAELRPGESYSFRLDWFAAKIGGNYPVLECTPAGVVCEPLAAQVAGGKVRLTGRFGVFYAAQAGLVVLDGDGNECERIDLKLPVSPIEALVLDKEEPLPAKAASVRLVLLDSGGKEIGELARVQVRK
- a CDS encoding flavin oxidoreductase/NADH oxidase translates to MLVKNVRMNSETAYESDAEALVPGNLQGLRELAAQWHVDLQGDEDVSILGRPVTVGGLTAPNSMALHPMEGCDGDSLGRPGDLTVRRYDRFAAGGAGLIWVEAIAVVPEGRTNPRHLWIHPASAESFRLLVARMRRVAAERFGADHRPILVAQLTHGGRYCRPTLRPEPMIAQHDPYRDAKMNLPADRPVLADDYLDALPERYAEAAALAFDAGFDAVDIKACHGYLMSELLAGHTRRGKYGGSFENRTRLLLAIVDGIRRRLGPDRMIVTRLGVFDAVPFPYGWGTSRDDVTAADLAEPKRLVGELVARSVPMINITAANPYYNPHYSRPYSKSRESGLPPEHPIIGVARLIALAGEIQKTFPQVAIVGTGYSWLRGLMPNVMAWAKRTGLTTMAGAGRMAIAYPDFPADVLARGRLDERKVCLACGACTTIMRDGGTTGCVVRDGEVYGPIYRSGRERNEKPPA
- a CDS encoding methyltransferase, with the translated sequence MNSRERLQATLNHRQPDRVCVDFGSTAVTGIHVAAVSRLRRAVLGQPDYRVKVIEPYQMLGEIDEELRAALGIDVVGVLGRTTLFGFENAGWKPFDLFDGTPVLVPEKFNVTADSNGDLLMYPQGDLTAPPSGRMPKGGYFFDTIIRQPPIDEAKLDPADNLEEFGPLSDRDVAYYTREAERLTSRPDLGAILSMPGTAFGDIALVPAPWMKHPKGIRDIAEWYLSTAARRDYVYQVFQEQCRVALGNIDRLAVILGDGVQAAFLTGTDFGTQRGLFISPAAYRDLFKPFHVAVNKRIHEKTRWKTFIHTCGSVIDLIPDLIEAGFDILNPVQTSAAGMDPRRLKKEFGGQIVFWGGGTDTQRTMAFGKPDEVYREVRERIEIFGAGGGFVFDAVHNLQANTPTENMLALFGAIRDSAR